A portion of the Deinococcus hopiensis KR-140 genome contains these proteins:
- a CDS encoding ankyrin repeat domain-containing protein, with amino-acid sequence MPRDIAQRWNDLRLECSAGPVPLSKLTEALRLAAWHGHLEMTADLLTLGADPNAPAEDGRLSALSSAVEQGWLPGIELILQRGGDVHRCNRAGQTLLMEAIEAQIELEAQDGRPRDLQMLHLLLRYGADPTVTIGAGLTAEAVARRHGWTEAAELLVL; translated from the coding sequence ATGCCACGGGACATAGCGCAACGCTGGAACGATCTTCGTCTGGAATGCTCCGCTGGACCAGTTCCCCTGAGCAAGCTCACCGAAGCGCTTAGACTGGCCGCGTGGCACGGCCATCTGGAGATGACGGCAGACCTCCTCACGCTCGGTGCAGATCCAAATGCACCTGCTGAAGACGGACGCCTGTCCGCCCTCAGCAGTGCTGTCGAGCAGGGATGGCTGCCCGGCATAGAGTTGATCTTGCAGCGAGGTGGAGACGTGCACAGATGCAACCGTGCTGGACAGACGCTGCTCATGGAGGCCATCGAGGCGCAAATAGAACTAGAGGCTCAGGACGGCAGACCTCGTGACCTCCAGATGCTCCACCTCCTGCTGCGCTACGGCGCTGACCCTACCGTGACCATTGGCGCTGGTCTGACCGCCGAGGCTGTCGCCCGCCGGCATGGCTGGACCGAAGCTGCAGAACTGCTTGTCCTTTGA
- a CDS encoding carboxymuconolactone decarboxylase family protein — MSRISAPARLPWIASLASRALTWRFGKPFPTLALLSHHPAYPVPYLFITGLYVNSSTQLNSTTKALVSHLVAQLNGCAFCIDLGERVAQGKGLDATKLKWVLEFRVRPEYSAAERAALEYAWEATQVTARVSDEVYATLTRFYTEREIIELTVAVATENFFNRLTRPLNIESQGFCALMDHPE; from the coding sequence ATGTCCCGAATTTCCGCTCCAGCCCGTTTGCCCTGGATTGCCAGCTTGGCTTCACGCGCACTCACCTGGCGGTTTGGAAAGCCTTTCCCCACGTTGGCTCTGCTCAGTCACCACCCTGCATATCCTGTGCCCTATCTGTTCATCACGGGTCTCTACGTCAACAGCTCTACGCAGCTCAACTCCACCACGAAGGCGCTTGTATCCCATCTGGTCGCTCAGCTTAACGGATGTGCGTTCTGTATTGACCTGGGAGAACGCGTCGCGCAGGGCAAGGGCCTAGACGCCACAAAACTGAAATGGGTCCTGGAGTTTCGTGTGCGGCCTGAGTACAGTGCAGCCGAACGCGCTGCGCTCGAGTACGCGTGGGAAGCGACGCAAGTCACTGCCCGCGTGAGTGATGAGGTATACGCGACCCTTACGCGTTTTTACACTGAGCGGGAAATCATAGAGTTAACGGTCGCCGTCGCCACGGAGAATTTCTTTAACCGCCTCACCAGGCCTCTGAATATTGAGAGTCAGGGGTTCTGCGCCCTCATGGACCATCCAGAGTAA
- the chrA gene encoding chromate efflux transporter — translation MLSRRAAVPTPAHGISFREALVVWTRVALQSFGGPAGQIAVMHRILVEEKRWISEERFLHALNYCTLLPGPEAQQLAIYIGWLLHGTRGGIVAGTLFVLPGFLSILLLSIIYALYEETTAIQAVFFGLKAAVLAIVLEAVFRIGRRALKHPLLVVFAGLAFTALFFFNVPFPLVVLSAGVMGYFGSRARPEVFAGGGGHGPGKTAVLSEDQAVINRHTVPHVFPSWGRTLRVGGLGLAAWFGPLLLVGVLLDFGSVYWQQAKFFSQMAVVTFGGAYAVLAYVAQQAVEVFGWLRPGEMLNGLGMAETTPGPLIQVVQYVGFLGAFRHPEGLAPLTAGILASIVVTWATYAPCFLWIFLGAPYIEQLRGNKALSGGLTAITAAVVGVILNLSVWFALHTLFGGVAEQHVGPLRLYVPEWNTLSLPTLVLSVLATLALFRFKIGTLPVLVGSTVLGAAYVFLMT, via the coding sequence ATGCTTAGCCGCCGTGCGGCTGTGCCCACCCCCGCTCACGGCATCTCTTTTCGAGAGGCCCTCGTCGTGTGGACGCGCGTGGCATTGCAGAGCTTTGGTGGTCCCGCTGGACAGATCGCGGTGATGCACCGCATCCTTGTAGAGGAGAAACGCTGGATCAGCGAGGAGCGCTTCCTGCACGCCCTGAATTACTGCACGCTCCTGCCTGGCCCGGAAGCACAGCAGCTCGCCATCTATATCGGCTGGCTGCTCCACGGCACCCGGGGCGGCATCGTCGCTGGCACTTTGTTCGTTCTGCCCGGCTTCCTCTCGATCCTCCTGTTGAGCATCATCTACGCTCTGTATGAGGAGACGACAGCCATTCAGGCCGTCTTCTTCGGCCTCAAGGCCGCCGTCCTCGCCATCGTTCTCGAGGCGGTGTTCCGCATCGGTCGCCGCGCCCTGAAGCATCCCCTCCTGGTTGTCTTCGCAGGGCTGGCCTTCACTGCCCTTTTCTTCTTCAACGTTCCCTTCCCATTGGTAGTCCTCAGTGCTGGAGTGATGGGGTACTTCGGGAGCCGTGCCCGCCCTGAAGTGTTCGCAGGTGGCGGGGGGCACGGACCGGGGAAAACAGCTGTCCTGTCCGAGGACCAAGCGGTGATTAACCGTCACACCGTCCCGCATGTATTCCCCTCCTGGGGGCGTACCCTAAGGGTCGGGGGGTTGGGCCTGGCTGCCTGGTTTGGTCCATTGCTGCTGGTCGGTGTGCTCCTGGACTTTGGCAGCGTGTACTGGCAGCAGGCGAAGTTCTTTAGCCAGATGGCGGTGGTGACCTTCGGTGGAGCCTATGCGGTCCTCGCCTACGTTGCTCAGCAGGCCGTGGAGGTGTTCGGCTGGCTGCGTCCCGGAGAGATGCTCAATGGACTGGGGATGGCGGAAACAACGCCAGGTCCCCTGATCCAGGTCGTGCAGTACGTCGGGTTCCTCGGGGCGTTCCGCCATCCTGAAGGTCTGGCCCCGCTCACCGCTGGCATCCTGGCCTCTATCGTCGTGACGTGGGCGACATATGCCCCATGCTTCCTGTGGATCTTTCTGGGCGCGCCGTACATTGAGCAGCTTCGGGGAAACAAGGCGCTCTCAGGTGGGTTGACCGCCATCACCGCCGCCGTCGTCGGTGTGATCCTGAACCTTAGCGTCTGGTTCGCGCTGCACACCCTGTTTGGCGGGGTAGCGGAACAGCACGTTGGCCCGCTGCGCCTCTACGTTCCCGAGTGGAACACCCTGAGTCTCCCTACCCTGGTGCTGTCGGTGCTGGCCACCTTGGCACTGTTCCGCTTCAAGATCGGCACGCTGCCTGTCCTCGTGGGGAGTACGGTTCTCGGTGCCGCATACGTGTTCCTCATGACGTGA
- a CDS encoding cytochrome-c peroxidase, giving the protein MPRFWWLPGLAFTVGFVALGGSAVWSAASGPRWTGDERRILQGLSIDRLPPLPPDPSNRVADNSRAVKLGQALFFDSRLSANGKVSCASCHQPVRGFSDALPLGRGVGQTGRRTMTVVGVAYAPFLFWDGRKDSLWAQALGPLESAVEHGGDRTMYARLIARYHRARYEALFGPLPDLTGLPQHAGPVQNLQARASWNGLTRSRQRAVTEVYVNIGKALAAYERRLNPAPSRFDRYVRAVLANDTRVMRTTFTPAEADGLRLFIGRASCVSCHSGPLLTDGDFHNTGIPTAPGLPPDRGRASGAPLVRRDEFNCLSKYSDAPPSECVNLRFLKTDGPELEGQFKVPPLRGVARTAPYMHAGQKATLRDVLEHYNLALSAAVGHSELMPLHLSGQDLDHIEAFMRTLDSPVDAPAALLRDPFARTPATPTPQP; this is encoded by the coding sequence GTGCCCCGCTTTTGGTGGCTTCCTGGCCTCGCTTTCACCGTGGGCTTCGTTGCCCTGGGTGGCTCGGCGGTGTGGTCGGCAGCGTCCGGGCCACGTTGGACGGGCGATGAACGCCGGATCCTCCAGGGGCTCTCCATTGACCGTTTGCCGCCCCTGCCGCCCGACCCCAGCAACCGGGTCGCGGACAATTCCCGCGCTGTGAAGCTGGGTCAAGCTCTGTTTTTCGATTCCCGCCTCAGCGCAAACGGCAAGGTGTCCTGCGCCTCGTGCCACCAACCCGTGCGTGGGTTCAGCGACGCCCTGCCGCTGGGGCGTGGTGTGGGCCAAACGGGTCGCCGGACCATGACGGTGGTAGGCGTGGCCTACGCTCCCTTCCTGTTCTGGGATGGGCGCAAAGACAGCCTGTGGGCGCAGGCGTTGGGGCCCCTGGAAAGCGCTGTTGAGCATGGTGGAGACCGCACCATGTACGCCCGGCTGATCGCCAGATACCACCGCGCCAGGTATGAGGCCCTGTTCGGCCCGTTGCCTGACCTAACGGGCCTGCCCCAACACGCTGGACCCGTGCAAAACCTCCAGGCACGCGCCAGCTGGAACGGGCTGACCCGGAGCCGGCAACGCGCCGTGACCGAGGTGTACGTGAACATCGGCAAGGCCCTTGCCGCCTACGAACGCCGCCTGAATCCCGCCCCGTCCCGCTTCGACAGGTACGTGCGGGCAGTCCTGGCCAATGATACGCGGGTCATGCGGACCACCTTTACCCCTGCCGAAGCGGACGGCCTACGTCTCTTTATTGGGAGGGCGAGCTGCGTAAGCTGCCACAGTGGCCCCCTGCTGACCGACGGAGACTTTCACAATACGGGCATTCCTACAGCGCCGGGCCTGCCACCCGACCGAGGCCGCGCTTCCGGGGCCCCACTGGTCAGGCGGGACGAGTTCAACTGCCTGAGCAAATACAGCGACGCTCCCCCCTCCGAATGCGTCAATCTGCGTTTTTTAAAAACGGATGGCCCTGAACTCGAAGGCCAGTTCAAGGTGCCGCCCCTCCGGGGAGTCGCCCGTACCGCGCCCTACATGCACGCCGGACAGAAGGCGACGCTGCGAGATGTCCTGGAACATTACAACCTGGCCCTCTCCGCTGCTGTTGGGCACTCGGAACTCATGCCGCTGCACCTGAGTGGGCAGGATCTCGACCACATCGAGGCGTTCATGCGCACGCTGGACAGTCCAGTGGACGCCCCAGCGGCGCTCCTACGAGACCCATTCGCCCGAACTCCCGCAACTCCAACGCCACAGCCCTGA
- a CDS encoding IS5 family transposase encodes MPFGTYDSDVTDAEWELLEEVWPSRPKRGAPPTWHPRLILDAILYVLRGGIAWRALPHDFPPWETVHYHFRTMRLTGVWERINDQLRRIYREHIRRTAEVHAAIIDSRSSKTTENGGVRGFDGNKKIKGRKRHILVDTLGLLLKVVVHPADLQDRQGGRLLVEAVKGQFPGLKKIWADQGYTGEFKRWASQELQVEFEVVYPWWRQLKHYAPDILEAQGIDPKAFHVLPRRWVVERSFAWMGRNRRLSKDFEVLPETTETWCYLAMSRLALRRLAQR; translated from the coding sequence ATGCCCTTTGGAACCTACGACTCCGACGTAACGGATGCCGAATGGGAACTCCTTGAAGAGGTCTGGCCCTCTCGTCCAAAGCGAGGCGCACCTCCCACATGGCACCCTCGGCTTATCCTGGATGCAATCTTATACGTTCTACGAGGAGGGATTGCCTGGAGAGCCCTTCCGCATGACTTCCCGCCTTGGGAAACCGTGCATTACCACTTTCGTACGATGCGTCTGACAGGCGTCTGGGAACGGATCAATGATCAACTCAGACGCATATACCGCGAACATATTAGACGAACTGCTGAGGTGCATGCTGCGATCATTGACAGCCGGAGCAGCAAAACCACGGAAAACGGCGGTGTCAGAGGATTCGACGGCAATAAAAAGATCAAGGGTCGGAAACGCCATATCCTGGTGGATACGCTTGGACTCCTGCTGAAAGTCGTCGTCCACCCTGCCGATCTGCAAGATCGGCAGGGTGGACGTTTATTGGTAGAGGCGGTGAAAGGTCAATTCCCTGGTTTGAAGAAGATCTGGGCAGATCAGGGATACACTGGTGAGTTTAAGCGTTGGGCCAGTCAGGAGCTACAAGTGGAGTTTGAAGTCGTGTATCCCTGGTGGCGGCAGTTGAAGCACTATGCTCCCGACATCCTCGAGGCACAGGGAATTGACCCGAAGGCCTTCCATGTTCTTCCGAGACGTTGGGTTGTCGAACGATCATTTGCGTGGATGGGCCGGAACCGCCGTTTATCAAAAGACTTTGAGGTATTACCCGAAACGACAGAAACCTGGTGCTATCTCGCCATGAGTCGCCTGGCTCTCCGTCGTCTCGCACAGCGGTGA
- a CDS encoding transposase family protein gives MTQRILSTATSTGAVHDLKLLGQSGVRFPHHTALIGDAGYQGLWRSHRHAMTLTSPLSDEQRQDNHVLAHTPQGTIHVIRRMKIFRVLKGVYRHRRRRFALRVQPIAALCKLTRACQS, from the coding sequence GTGACGCAGCGGATCCTCAGCACGGCCACGAGCACTGGGGCCGTTCATGACCTGAAGCTGTTGGGTCAGTCAGGCGTCCGTTTCCCTCACCACACGGCGCTCATTGGAGATGCTGGGTATCAGGGCTTGTGGAGAAGCCACAGGCACGCCATGACCCTTACGTCGCCTCTGTCAGATGAGCAGCGCCAGGACAACCATGTCCTGGCGCATACCCCGCAGGGGACCATACATGTGATCCGGCGCATGAAGATCTTCCGCGTGTTGAAGGGCGTGTACCGACATCGGCGGCGTCGCTTTGCCCTCCGGGTTCAGCCCATCGCGGCGCTGTGCAAGCTGACACGAGCCTGCCAATCATGA
- a CDS encoding transposase family protein, whose translation MERDRLARTLKVNRKQFRRRTGVYAETFAEMEEVLRRREGRKKKSGRPAALSVAEQLLMTLEFWREYRTFAHLGDDWGVHESTVHGTVERVEAALIESARFRMPKRRMFQEAQLVYSVVAVDASEVPCKRPKKTALLVAREEKAPHREISAAHLHRDAADPQHGHEHWGRS comes from the coding sequence GTGGAGCGAGACCGTCTGGCACGCACGCTAAAAGTGAATCGCAAGCAGTTTCGTCGACGCACCGGGGTCTACGCGGAAACCTTTGCGGAGATGGAAGAGGTGCTGAGGCGACGCGAAGGACGGAAGAAGAAGTCTGGACGCCCAGCCGCACTCAGCGTGGCGGAACAACTGCTGATGACGCTGGAGTTCTGGCGCGAGTACCGGACCTTCGCGCACCTGGGTGACGACTGGGGCGTGCATGAGAGCACCGTGCACGGCACGGTGGAACGCGTGGAGGCGGCCCTGATCGAAAGTGCGCGGTTCCGGATGCCGAAGAGGCGTATGTTTCAGGAAGCGCAGTTGGTGTACAGCGTCGTTGCCGTTGATGCCTCCGAAGTGCCCTGTAAGCGACCAAAAAAAACAGCGCTGCTGGTAGCGCGGGAAGAAAAAGCGCCACACCGTGAGATTTCAGCTGCTCACCTGCACCGTGACGCAGCGGATCCTCAGCACGGCCACGAGCACTGGGGCCGTTCATGA
- a CDS encoding response regulator: MTDSLQRVLLVEDDPDIQAIALIALEDIGGLQVQTCDTGFEALERFPGFAPDLVLLDVMMPGLSGPETLMALRRLPGADRVPVVFMTAKVQKGEVEEYLNLGAVGVIPKPFEPMTLADELRTLAQAHGQQRETEDERTFREQLLELKAEFSQELPGRVAALRRIWASIQRGEALPEALQREAHQLSGTAATFGHPHTAHLAVQLERDPALASSTPPGETASQRVEELLSKLSAAAQETGST; encoded by the coding sequence ATGACTGATTCCCTGCAACGCGTGCTGCTCGTCGAGGACGACCCGGACATTCAGGCCATTGCGCTCATCGCCCTGGAGGACATCGGTGGGCTGCAGGTTCAAACCTGCGACACCGGATTCGAAGCGCTTGAGCGGTTCCCTGGGTTCGCCCCGGATTTGGTGCTGCTGGACGTGATGATGCCGGGCCTTTCAGGTCCGGAGACCCTTATGGCGTTGCGGCGCCTACCCGGTGCGGATAGGGTGCCTGTGGTCTTCATGACCGCCAAAGTGCAAAAGGGCGAGGTGGAGGAGTACCTGAATCTGGGAGCGGTGGGCGTCATTCCCAAACCGTTCGAACCCATGACTTTGGCGGACGAGCTGCGCACGCTCGCGCAAGCACACGGCCAGCAGCGGGAAACGGAGGATGAACGCACGTTTCGGGAGCAACTGCTGGAACTGAAGGCGGAGTTCTCCCAGGAGTTGCCCGGCCGCGTCGCGGCCCTACGCCGCATATGGGCGTCCATACAGCGGGGCGAGGCACTCCCCGAGGCGTTGCAGAGAGAGGCCCACCAGCTCAGCGGGACGGCTGCCACGTTCGGACATCCCCACACGGCCCACCTCGCCGTGCAGTTGGAGCGAGATCCCGCCCTGGCCTCCTCCACTCCCCCCGGTGAGACGGCGTCACAGCGCGTTGAGGAACTTCTCTCTAAACTGAGTGCGGCGGCCCAGGAGACGGGATCAACGTAA
- a CDS encoding chromate resistance protein ChrB domain-containing protein, translating into MPVSPFGDGSSVWGQSHSPGTIQSSRPEPLEALQWLAQEVRHGGGEGVILRVQGFLGLTDAELIKRFNAARSEEYAELEEDLRALEALIQPGKSLQAKTQAALEKLRKRHAELGRIDFFQSQAGRTLALRLADVAQVLTVPEVPMPVPHASRAAYLGRRWVTRPPPHVDRLASAWLIKRFIDPMAAIRYTMAPGPDEVTFGTPNGDFTPMVGDLCTFETLLRAFDLTEGALTALAEIVHGIDLRDGKYNRRQTAGVEALLDGWVTSGLRDGQLEVNGLALFDGLYAALSDQPLGETHA; encoded by the coding sequence GTGCCCGTGTCGCCCTTTGGCGACGGCTCAAGCGTTTGGGGGCAGTCACACTCCCCGGGAACAATACAGTCCTCCCGACCCGAACCTCTCGAAGCCCTCCAATGGCTTGCCCAGGAGGTTCGTCATGGCGGCGGGGAGGGCGTCATCCTCCGCGTCCAGGGCTTTCTTGGCCTGACGGACGCTGAGCTTATCAAGCGCTTCAACGCCGCCCGCAGTGAGGAGTACGCCGAGCTGGAGGAAGACCTGCGCGCGCTCGAGGCCCTGATCCAGCCCGGCAAAAGCCTCCAGGCCAAGACCCAGGCCGCGCTGGAGAAGCTGCGCAAACGCCACGCCGAGCTCGGCCGGATCGATTTCTTTCAGTCTCAGGCAGGACGAACGCTGGCCCTGCGCCTCGCGGACGTCGCCCAGGTGCTCACCGTCCCGGAGGTTCCCATGCCCGTTCCCCACGCCTCTCGCGCTGCCTATCTGGGCCGCCGCTGGGTCACCCGGCCCCCTCCCCATGTGGACCGCCTCGCCTCTGCCTGGCTTATCAAGCGCTTCATTGACCCTATGGCTGCCATCCGCTACACCATGGCCCCGGGTCCTGATGAAGTCACCTTCGGTACCCCGAATGGCGACTTCACCCCCATGGTGGGAGACCTTTGCACCTTCGAGACGCTGCTGCGCGCGTTTGACCTCACGGAAGGAGCCCTCACGGCCCTGGCCGAGATCGTGCATGGCATCGACTTGCGGGACGGGAAGTACAACCGTCGTCAAACCGCTGGCGTGGAGGCCCTGCTTGACGGCTGGGTAACCTCCGGATTGAGGGACGGACAACTGGAGGTCAATGGCCTTGCCCTCTTCGATGGTCTGTACGCTGCCCTCTCGGATCAACCCTTGGGAGAAACCCATGCTTAG
- a CDS encoding GlcG/HbpS family heme-binding protein, giving the protein MKRVLLPLLALGLPVALAQTTPAAQPAPQPVQLAATRTVTQVSLSLSAAVRIAQLAVQNCAQGGYNVTATVVDRAGITLAVAPAENAGPHTLDASYRKAYTRASARNTTAAIAENIRTNPTSAELARIDRFLVLAGGMPIRVDNVVVGAAGVGGASGTIDEKCVTDAITTVLGR; this is encoded by the coding sequence ATGAAACGGGTCTTGCTGCCTCTGCTCGCCCTGGGCCTGCCCGTTGCCCTTGCCCAGACGACCCCGGCCGCCCAGCCCGCGCCGCAGCCCGTCCAGCTCGCTGCCACGCGCACCGTGACCCAGGTAAGCCTTAGCCTCTCGGCGGCGGTGCGCATCGCCCAGCTTGCTGTTCAGAACTGCGCCCAGGGAGGCTACAACGTCACCGCGACCGTGGTGGACCGCGCCGGGATCACCCTCGCTGTGGCCCCCGCCGAGAATGCTGGCCCCCACACCCTCGACGCCTCATACCGCAAGGCGTACACCCGCGCCTCGGCCCGCAACACCACCGCCGCCATCGCTGAGAACATCCGCACCAACCCCACCTCGGCCGAGCTCGCCCGCATTGACCGCTTCCTCGTGCTGGCCGGGGGCATGCCCATTCGCGTCGACAACGTGGTGGTGGGCGCTGCCGGGGTAGGGGGCGCAAGCGGAACCATCGACGAGAAGTGCGTGACCGACGCCATCACGACGGTCCTGGGTCGGTGA
- a CDS encoding ATP-binding protein, with protein sequence MLPSSPATPHTPGDQHTLRGVPLRTFLLRPLWLPMLLLLLVTLTVAWSVLRNARSADLVHQSQENITLARDLLNDMVDLETGQRGFILTLDPQFLEPYTAARTRLPGHLQALQIQARQAPLEEDRRASQLQQVQRIERLLSDWEERGGGLALRLARTDPEAAVQQVRSGAGKRIMDQIREAIAAYQQAELTHQRQLMQVNANDLRQALGVTVLGVLLTTLTLLVVLRRTATSVAQVLRHLSTTTQGIAHGAVGAPLPPHAIHEVAALAENLSDVGQQVIRRERERDASLTALQESETRHRALISAIPDILMSVNARGEIQTFKPPVDVDNPDWIKAMVGNKVPDVLPPHVAELIMRGVRDSLRDNRPQRAEMTMDMSIVTPEAPAIQDFEVRFVPAQGEEVLIISRDISDRKHVERLKNEFVSTVSHELRTPLTSIRGSLSLIASGIMGELQPRGKKLVEIALNNSERLVRLINDLLDMEKIESGKLEFEMRRLDVNALVRRSVEANRAYAQPFGVELEFSPQVPDVHVWGDEDRLLQVLTNLISNAVKFSPQGSAVTVATAMKDGAVRISVRDRGPGIPPQFRSRIFGRFAQADASVTRDKGGTGLGLSISKAIVDRHGGRIAFEDHPEGGTVFAFELPPSAPEPPFTTNEAAPVGRRLLICEDDRDIAYLLQLILTQAGFESDVSYTAGEARTRLAERPYEALVLDLLLPDHDGVGFIQQLRQQPSTAALPIIVVSAVADERRGLVNGDAVSVVDWINKPLDTQRLLTAVRLASRRAAAQEMHLLHVEDDADLRQVVQEVLRGVATVASAPTLAQARAALRGEAFDLILLDPGLPDGNGLELLPELREVHPHVPVLVFSAGDLDRVDTQRVAATLVKSRTSNEQLLETIRALIHPEGSGGPHD encoded by the coding sequence ATGCTGCCTTCCTCCCCTGCCACTCCGCATACCCCCGGTGATCAGCACACCCTGCGGGGCGTACCGCTGCGTACGTTTCTGCTGCGGCCCCTCTGGCTGCCCATGCTGCTACTGCTGCTCGTGACGCTTACAGTGGCGTGGTCCGTCCTCCGCAACGCGCGTTCTGCCGACCTCGTACATCAATCTCAGGAAAACATCACGCTGGCGCGGGACCTATTGAATGACATGGTGGATTTGGAAACGGGACAGCGGGGATTTATCCTGACGCTCGACCCTCAATTTCTGGAACCCTATACCGCGGCCCGCACGCGGTTACCGGGACATCTACAGGCCCTGCAAATTCAAGCTCGACAGGCCCCCCTTGAGGAGGACCGCCGGGCCTCGCAACTGCAGCAGGTTCAGCGGATCGAACGGCTGCTCAGCGACTGGGAGGAGCGCGGAGGTGGCCTGGCCCTCCGCCTGGCGCGTACGGACCCAGAGGCGGCAGTTCAACAGGTGCGCAGCGGCGCGGGCAAACGCATCATGGATCAAATCCGGGAGGCCATCGCTGCGTACCAGCAGGCTGAACTGACACACCAGCGCCAGTTGATGCAGGTCAACGCGAATGACTTGCGTCAGGCGCTCGGCGTGACCGTCCTGGGGGTGCTGCTGACCACCCTGACCCTGCTGGTGGTCCTCAGGCGTACAGCCACAAGCGTGGCTCAGGTACTCCGCCACCTGTCCACCACCACTCAGGGCATTGCCCACGGCGCGGTGGGTGCGCCCTTGCCTCCCCACGCCATTCACGAAGTGGCGGCCCTCGCCGAGAACCTGAGTGATGTGGGCCAGCAGGTCATCCGCCGAGAACGTGAACGCGACGCGTCCCTCACGGCCCTGCAGGAGAGCGAGACGCGGCACCGGGCGCTCATCTCCGCCATTCCCGACATCCTCATGAGCGTAAATGCCCGTGGAGAGATTCAGACATTTAAGCCCCCCGTAGACGTGGACAATCCAGATTGGATTAAAGCGATGGTGGGAAACAAAGTGCCTGACGTCCTCCCACCCCACGTGGCTGAACTGATCATGCGCGGCGTGCGCGACAGCCTGCGAGACAACCGGCCGCAGCGCGCGGAAATGACCATGGATATGTCGATCGTCACCCCCGAGGCACCGGCCATTCAGGACTTCGAAGTGCGCTTCGTACCTGCCCAGGGTGAAGAAGTCTTGATCATTTCTCGGGACATCAGTGACCGCAAGCACGTTGAACGCCTCAAGAACGAATTTGTCTCGACCGTTAGCCATGAGCTGCGGACACCCCTGACGTCCATCCGGGGTTCACTGAGCCTGATTGCAAGCGGCATCATGGGCGAACTGCAGCCGCGAGGCAAGAAGCTCGTGGAAATCGCCCTGAACAACAGCGAGCGGTTGGTGCGGCTGATCAACGACCTGCTGGACATGGAGAAAATTGAGTCTGGAAAACTTGAATTCGAGATGCGGCGCCTGGACGTGAACGCCCTCGTAAGGCGGAGTGTGGAAGCCAACAGGGCGTATGCCCAGCCGTTTGGCGTGGAACTGGAGTTCTCCCCGCAGGTTCCCGACGTTCACGTTTGGGGAGACGAAGACCGGCTCCTGCAAGTCCTGACGAACCTGATCTCCAACGCCGTGAAGTTCTCCCCGCAGGGCAGTGCCGTCACGGTCGCCACTGCGATGAAGGACGGCGCTGTGCGGATTTCAGTGCGGGACCGCGGCCCTGGCATTCCTCCTCAGTTTCGCTCGCGGATCTTCGGGCGCTTCGCTCAGGCGGACGCGTCCGTCACGCGCGACAAGGGCGGCACAGGACTTGGGCTGAGCATCAGTAAGGCGATCGTGGACCGGCACGGAGGCCGCATTGCCTTCGAGGATCATCCCGAAGGTGGGACAGTGTTCGCGTTTGAGCTGCCCCCTTCAGCGCCTGAACCCCCGTTCACCACGAATGAGGCTGCGCCAGTGGGCCGCCGACTGCTGATCTGCGAGGACGACCGGGACATCGCGTACCTGCTGCAGCTGATCCTTACACAGGCAGGTTTTGAATCTGACGTGTCGTACACGGCTGGAGAGGCCCGAACGCGCTTGGCGGAACGTCCATATGAGGCGCTGGTCCTGGACCTTCTGCTGCCCGACCATGACGGCGTGGGGTTTATCCAGCAGCTGCGCCAGCAGCCGAGCACAGCGGCGCTTCCCATCATCGTGGTGTCCGCCGTGGCGGATGAGCGGCGTGGACTGGTCAATGGTGACGCCGTGTCCGTGGTGGACTGGATCAACAAGCCCCTGGACACCCAGCGGCTTCTGACCGCTGTGCGCCTCGCCTCGCGCCGTGCTGCAGCTCAGGAGATGCACCTGCTGCACGTGGAGGACGACGCGGACCTTCGGCAGGTGGTACAGGAGGTTCTGCGCGGCGTGGCGACGGTTGCGTCCGCTCCAACCCTTGCGCAGGCCCGCGCAGCGCTACGCGGAGAGGCATTTGACCTGATCCTGCTGGACCCAGGCCTGCCAGACGGAAATGGCCTGGAGCTGCTGCCGGAACTGCGCGAAGTCCATCCGCACGTGCCGGTGCTGGTGTTCTCAGCTGGGGACCTTGACCGCGTGGACACGCAGCGGGTTGCGGCCACCCTCGTCAAATCCCGCACATCCAACGAGCAACTGCTTGAAACCATTCGCGCCCTGATTCACCCAGAAGGCTCTGGAGGCCCCCATGACTGA